From a region of the Arachis ipaensis cultivar K30076 chromosome B09, Araip1.1, whole genome shotgun sequence genome:
- the LOC107615695 gene encoding uncharacterized protein LOC107615695: MSGGFLQGESYDYGQFPPEQKEYKVIHLRSGKVADLEEKVSEEPVEREAPEEAKEKEEHAPSRHPKNHFLDDLEKYSALSKAPEYKPKMPYPQRLQKASKDKQFSRFLEVFRKLQINIPFAVALEQMLLYAKFIKELLTNKRNWKESEIMRALCDIGASINLMPLFLMRKLQIDEVKPTCISLQLADCSIKFPLGVVENLLVKVGPFIFPADFVMLDMEEDKNAFIILGRPFLVIGRALIDVQKGELTLRVNEEKVVLNVLEALQRPNDFEGCIIPQVSEDRSHED, encoded by the exons ATGAGCGGTGGCTTCCTTCAAGGTGAGAGTTATGATTATGGCCAATTTCCtcctgaacag AAAGAATATAAGGTCATCCATCTGAGAAGTGGTAAGGTAGCAGATCTAGAAGAAAAGGTTAGTGAGGAGCCGGTTGAAAGAGAAGCCCCGGAGGAGGCCAAGGAGAAAGAAGAGCACGCCCCCTCTAGACACCCGAAAAACCATTTTCTAGATGATCTTGAGAAGTATTCGGCATTGTCTAAGGCACCTGAGTATAAGCctaagatgccatatcctcaaaggcttcagaaggcttccaaagacaaGCAGTTTTCCAGATTTTTAGAGGTCTTTAGGAAGcttcagatcaacattccttttgcagtgGCCCTTGAGCAAATGCTTCTTTATGCCAAGTTTATAAAGGAGttgttgactaacaagaggaattggaaagaAAGTGAGATAATG AGAGCCTTATGTGAtattggagctagcatcaatctcatgccactatTCTTGATGAGAAAGCTCCAAATTGATGAGGTAAAACCCActtgtatttctcttcaacttgctgattgTTCAATTAAGTTTCCTCTTGGAGTTGTTGAGAATTTACTagtgaaagtaggaccatttatttttcctgcgGACTTTGTCATGCTGGATATGGAAGAGGATAAAAATGCCTTtattattcttggaagaccctttttaGTTATAGGAAGAGCCCTTATTGATGttcaaaagggtgaattaactttGAGGGTCAATGAAGAGAAGGTTGTGCTTAATGTGCTTGAGGCTTTGCAACGCCCTAATGATTTTGAAGGGTGTAtcatacctcaggtgagtgaggatcgatctcacgaggattga